GACGAGATCGGCACATGCGACGATTTCGCAGCGTTCGTCGTCTCTATATCCCGGTGCGTGACGGTACGCCATGGCCGCACTTTCGCCCCAGACGGGATTGTCCGGTTCCGGGCCGGTACCAATGAATGCAACTCGGTAACGCATGTTACGTTGCTCGCAGAGGGAGTACATAATTCTTCTCCCGCAGACACGTTTCGGAGGCCGACCATCCTAACCTCGTCCTGTGCAGTGCATGCTGGCACGCCAGATGCAGTATCGCACGCTACGTCGGCGGCTATCGACGCACTGCCGAGGGAAACCCTAATTAAATATGGAGCAACATGTCTAAGCGAGTCATGGTACGACAAGACAGTTCGTTCGTCCTTACGGGCTTTGCCGACGAGATTGCACCAGATCTGGAGACACAGTTGGACGTCCTCGATGAACTGGGGATCGAGTATCTCGACCTGCGAAGCGTCGACGACACGAACGTGCTCGACCTGTCGGACGGTAGCGTTGAGCGGATCAAGCAGACGCTCGACGAGCGGGGCTTCGAAGTCTCGTCGATCGGCTCTCCAATCGGCAAGGTAGATATCACCGCGGACTTCGAAAAGCACCGAGATCGCTTCGAGCGGGCTCTATCGGTGGCAGAGGCATTCGAGACGGAGTACATCAGGATATTCTCCTACTACATCCCGGAAGGCGAGGACCCGGCCGACTACCGTGAGGAGGTGCTGCATCGGATGCAAACGAAAGCAGAGATGGCCGAACGGCGAGAGATTACGTTGTTGCACGAGAACGAGAAAGACATCTACGGAGACACGGCGGAGCGGTGCTACGACATCATGACGGCGGTGGACTCACCTTACCTCCGAGCGATCTTCGACCCGGCGAACTACGTAGAGATCGACGTTCAGTCCTATCCCGACGCGTTGATTCAGCAGATCGAGTATGTTGAGTTCTTGCACATCAAAGACGCCGTATTCGGAAAACGGGGCGAGATAGTACCGCCTGGGGAAGGCGACGCGAGTATTACAGCGGTACTCGAAGCGTTCAAGAATCGGGGTTTTCACGGCTTCGTCTCGCTGGAACCCCATCTCGTGGATGCCGGTCCGAAAGGAGGATACAGCGGCCCCGAAGCGTTCAGAACAGCATCGAATGCGCTGACGGACATCCTCGACAGACTCGACGTCCAGTATCGGTAACTGACGACTGTCGATCCGACACTGACCGGCTTAGCTCAGTAGCGAGAGAGCTTCGGCACCGCGTTCTATCGAGACAGTGGGGTTCGATGGGAAGTCGTGTTCGTAGATGAGCCAGTCAGCTCCGGCCTCACTGGCGGCCCGGGCACAAGCTTCCATGTCAACGTCACCGGTGCCGATCTCGACCGGAGTGTTCGTGTCGAGATCGACGTCTTTCATATGAACGAGCGGCCCTCGCTCGCCGATACGGTCGAGGAGTTCCACAGGATCGCTGCCGCCCGCGGCGGCCCAGCCCACGTCGAGTTCAAAGCCGATTTCCGAGGTCCCGTCGATGAGTCTGTCGAATCCGGTGTGTTCACCTAGATCGACGAACTCGTGATCGTGGTTATGATAGTGCAACTCGATGTTGTAGTCTTCGAGTTGATCTTGGAGCAGTTGTAGCCGATCGATTGTCTGATCGACGGCATCAGTCGACTCGAATTCGGTAGCGTCCAGATACGGAACGACGACGGAGTCACAACCGAGCGTTCGGTACGCTTCGACCGTCGCTTCCTGGTCATCCTCGAGTTCGTCGATACCAACGTGAGCGCCGGTTACCTCGAGACCGGTTTCATCGAGCTTTTCGCGGATCTTTTCGGGGCCCGCCTCTCCCCACGTTCGACCACCCGAGAACTGCACGCCGTCGTACCCTGCGTCAGCGACTCGATCGAGAATCTCTTCGACGGACTCGTCTAGCTCACGGACGCTATACAGGTTGATC
This region of Halomicrobium urmianum genomic DNA includes:
- a CDS encoding sugar phosphate isomerase/epimerase family protein — its product is MVRQDSSFVLTGFADEIAPDLETQLDVLDELGIEYLDLRSVDDTNVLDLSDGSVERIKQTLDERGFEVSSIGSPIGKVDITADFEKHRDRFERALSVAEAFETEYIRIFSYYIPEGEDPADYREEVLHRMQTKAEMAERREITLLHENEKDIYGDTAERCYDIMTAVDSPYLRAIFDPANYVEIDVQSYPDALIQQIEYVEFLHIKDAVFGKRGEIVPPGEGDASITAVLEAFKNRGFHGFVSLEPHLVDAGPKGGYSGPEAFRTASNALTDILDRLDVQYR
- a CDS encoding sugar phosphate isomerase/epimerase family protein, which codes for MVRTAINLYSVRELDESVEEILDRVADAGYDGVQFSGGRTWGEAGPEKIREKLDETGLEVTGAHVGIDELEDDQEATVEAYRTLGCDSVVVPYLDATEFESTDAVDQTIDRLQLLQDQLEDYNIELHYHNHDHEFVDLGEHTGFDRLIDGTSEIGFELDVGWAAAGGSDPVELLDRIGERGPLVHMKDVDLDTNTPVEIGTGDVDMEACARAASEAGADWLIYEHDFPSNPTVSIERGAEALSLLS